cagagagtgcaatgctgtgcCCTTTAATGCACAAACGCAACCCAGGGTGCTCACAACCAAactgccccaaacacgggggacgaAAATAGTACAACCGAaatacacgaccaggaacaaacacgttcctctactacagaacaataattaatcccgcacaaagaaacaggcgggccggctgtctaataaagcccaactaatcattCACGAACAGGTGctaacaataaacatacaaggagggggaggaaagacaatcagtggcagctaataggccggcgacgacggccgccgagcaccacccgaccgggaagggaagccaccctcggtcggactcgtgacagctGTAGCGTTATTatttcccttcacttgaactaagatgcctagcctgaaccatgaaaacaaccccagaccattatttctcctccagcAAACTtaacagttggtactatgcattcaggcaggtagggTCCTCCTGGCAtcatgccagatggtgaagcgtgattcattactccagagaacgtgtttccaatgctccagagtccaatggtggtgagctttacaccactccagccgacgcttggcattgtgcatggtgatcttaggcttgtgtgcagctgctcggtcatggaaacccatttcatgaagctcccgatgaacagctCTTgtactgatgttgcttccagaggcggtttggaactctgtacttgtatatatatatatacagtgccttgcgaaagtattcggcccccttgaactttgcgaacttttgccacatttcaggcttcaaacataaagatataaaactgtatttttttgtgaagaatcaacaacaagtgggacacaatcatgaagtggaacgacatttattggatatttcaaacttttttaacaaatcaaaaaaacTGAAACAACacaactctctccagaagttcagtgaggatctctgaatgatccaatgttgacctaaatgactaatgatgataaatacaatccacctgtgtgtaatcaagtctccgtataaatgcacctgcactgtgatagtctcagaggtccgttaaaagcgcagagagcatcatgaagaacaaggaacacaccaggcaggtccgagatactgttgtgaagaagtttaaagccggatttggatacaaaaagatttcccaagctttaaacatcccaaggaggactgtgcaagcgataatattgaaatggaaggagtatcagaccactgcaaatctaccaagacctggccgtccctctaaactttcagctcatacaaggagaagactgatcagagatgcagccaagaggcccatgatcactctggatgaactgcagagatctacagctgaggtgggagactctgtccataggacaacaatcagtcgtatattgcacaaatctggcctttatggaagagtggcaagaagaaagccatttcttaaagatatccataaaaagtgtcgtttaaagtttgccacaagccacctgggagacacaccaaacatgtggaagaaggtgctctggtcagatgaaaccaaaattgaactttttggcaacaatgcaaaacgttatgtttggcgtaaaagcaacacagctcatcaccctgaacataccatccccactgtcaaacatggtggtggcagcatcatggattgggcctgcttttcttcagcagggacagggaagatggttaaaattgatgggaagatggatggagccaaattcaggaccattctggaagaaaacctgatggagtctgcaaaagacctgagactgggacggagatgtgtcttccaacaagacaatgatccaaaacataaagcaaaatctacaatggaatggttcaaaaataaacatatccaggtgttagaatggccaagtcaaagtccagacctgaatccaatcgagaatctgtggaaagaactgaaaactgctgttcacaaatgctctccatccaacctcactgagctcgagctgttttgcaaggaggaatgggaaaaaatttcagtctctcgatgtgcaaaactgatagagacataccccaagcgacttacagctgtaatcgcagcaaaaggtggcgctacaaagtattaacttaagggggctgaataattttgcacgcccaatttttcagtttttgatttgttaaaaagtttgaaatatccaataaatgtcgtttccacttcatgattgtgtcccacttgttgttgattcttcacaaaaaatacagttttatatctttatgtttgaagcctgacatgtggcaaaaggtcgcaaagttcaagggggccgaatactttatataaggcactgtatatatatatatatatatatatatatatatatatatatatatatatatatatatatatatatatatgtatccttGACTCTGAATTGTTTAAAAGGGGCATGTTTATCTGCCAGATGAATAAATATATAGGATACATTTTCTAGAGCCAACTCAGTGTCAGGAATACAGGAAATAGTGGCTAACTCAGAGTACAAGAGTACAAGAGAAAACGTCTTAAAATCTTTCTTCTTAATTAAACGAAGATTAGTCTTTTTTTGTTTCATATCTGTAATACATGCTATGGGACAATGATCACTGAGATCATATGCAAATACTCCACTAGACAAATATTTATGGGGGTTATTAGTAAGAATTAAATCAATCAATGAGGAGTTAACTGTGTGTCAAGCATTGGGATCATCCGTGTAGAACAGAAGGCCTACTTTTATTTCCTTGATTCACTTTTAGGATGAAGTCTGCCCTCGGAGTCTCTAGGGATTTGAATATCTTTTTTTCTGACTCACTTGGAACCTTTTCAGGGTACGTGATGGCAATGTGTCTGAAACAATGCTTAGACAAGACATCCATCTTCTTCTCCACGGTGACCTCTAAACAATGCACTATGCTCTAGAATGATGTGAAGTGTCTCTTGATGAAAGCACTTTTTaaacaatgcacttttatgaataatacaaataaagataTTAAATGTGTTTTGCAATGACACAACACATTACACAGAAATGAAGATACGCTCTCAATGGTCAGAATGTTTCCACCTCCTTTCCAAGTGTTcttttgcttgtttgtttgttcgTCTGAATGCTTGCTTCCCTCAAGGCCTGAACCATCCTCCAGAAATCCCTCAGAAAAcctttgtctttctccctctgttggtttTGTGTTTGTTTGACGATGTCCTAATTCTTGTTGTCGTCCTTGTTGGGTTTATTGTCCCCGATCCCATTATTTCCTTGTGTTGCCTGATGATTCAGCAGATGAGTCCTGCAAGAACCAAGTCGATCAATCTCTCAAAACCTCTCAAAACTATTTCCACACAAAAAAGTATCTTCCAATTCCTCTAGATGGGCAGAACACAGCAGTGCACTAAAATAACTCAACTGTTAACATGTAatacacatttttacaaaaattACAATTTAAGGAGGAGCTCTTCTTAAGTGCTGCTGCTCATGGAATTGGTTTCTAGGAGATGATACTGGCAAAAGaggaaaataacaatatatacatttaGGATAAATTAATTACTAGATACAGTATATGGGAAACATTAACGCGCCAAAGAATTTATAAGGGAAATTAAATAATGAGCGTTTGTAACGAGAGCTAATGAGTTAGATTTATCAGGTACACCTTTTAGGTAGAGCACTTGAAGTTGAACCATGACTCAAAAGGACACAAGGCTTCAAGCATTTGTACGACCTCTGAAATATTTTAGCCCTTTGTACCAAATCAAATATTcaatattgtgtatgtgtgtgtgtgtttgtgtccacaaACATCTTCAATATCACAACAATGCAATGTCTTTGTCATTAAACGTACCccaatcttttttttttctctcagatCCTCTGGCGTGTGGAGCTGGAGGGACAGCGTATGGAGAGACCCCCTGACTGTCCTCAGGAACTCTACTCTGTGATGAGAAAGTGTTGGGCCTGCACCCCCTCCAACCGACCCACCTTCTCCCAGCTCACCACCCTGGTTGCAGAGGTAACACTGTAAatatttatatgtacagtaccagtcaaaagtttggacacacctactcattcaagggtttttctttatttttactattgtcaacattgtagaataatagtgaagacatcaaaactatgaaaataacacatatgcaatcatgtaaccaaaaaaagtgttaaacaaataaaaatatatttgagattcttcaaagtaaccaccctttgtcttgatgacagctttgcacacgcttggcattctctcaaccagcttcatgaggtagtcacctggaacgcatttcaattaacaggtgtgccgtaaaagttcatttgtggaatttctttccttcttaatgggtttgagccaatcagttgtgtgtgacaaggtaggggtggtatactatttggtaaaagaccaagtccatactatggcaagaacagctcaaataagcaaagagaaacgacagtccattattactttaagacaagaaggtcagtcaatacgggatgtttcaagaactttgaaagtttcttcaagtgcagtcgcaaaaaccatcaagcgctatgatgaaactggctctcatgaggaccgccacaggaaaggaagacccagagttacctctgctagagaggataagttcattagagttaccagcacctcagaaattgcagcccaattaaatgcttcacagagtttaagtaacagacatctcaacatcaactgttcagaggagactaagtgaatcaggcctttatggtcaaattgctggaaagaaaccacgactaaaggacaccaataagaagaagagacttgcttgggccaagaaacacaagcaatggacattagaccagtggaaatctgtcctttggtctgatgagtccgaaTTTGAGATTTTGATTCCAACCGCAACacacggagatcatccgttcacccacaccgcatctcacaaagacatggcgattggaaccaaaaatctcccatTTGGACTTCAggccaaaggacaaatttccactggtctaatgtccattgctcatgtttcttgacccaatcaagtctcttcttcttattgctgtccttttgtagtgttttttgttgttgcagcaattcgaccatgacgacctgattcacacagtctcctctgaacagttgattttgagatgtgtcagttacttgaactctgtagaATTTATTTCggcagcaatttctgaggctggtaactaattaactttttgtgactgcacttgaagaaactttcaaagttcttgaaatgttccatattgactgacctaatgatggactgtcatttctctttgcttatttgagctgttcttgccataatatggacttggtcttttaccaaatagggttatcttctgtataccacccctaccttgtcacaacacaactgattagctcaaacaaaatgcatgaagaaggaaagaaattccacaaatgagcttttaacaaggcacacctgttaattgaaattcattccaggtgactacctcatgaagctgactgagagaatgccaagagtgtgcaaagctgtcatcaaggcaaaaggtggctatttgaagaatcttatatataaaatatatttggatatgtttaacacttttttggttactacatgattcccaatgtgttatttaattttctacaatgtagaaaatagtaaaaaaaaaaattaaaccttgaatgagtaggtgtgtccaaactgttgactggtactgtacttttaTTATATATGTATAAATGTATGCTGACATTTGCATTATACTCACATAATACACTCTAATCAAGTGGCTCCCAAGCATGTTCACATTAGCATTTAAGAGTCAATATGGCCAGTGACCAAAATAAAGGCGGTTGGACTGCGAGACAGTGGCATAAAATggtttcctctcccctcttccctctctatccaggCTCAGCCTTTGGAGGTGTGTGCTGTACGGGACTTTGTGGAACCTGGAAAACTCACCCTCCTGTCCAACGACCTAGTGACCATCATAGACCATAGGTAAGAGAGAAGAAGGATGGGGAGATGGAAAAAAGAGATTGGAGGAAACAGAGGTTCATTGTTAAACTTAGACATATTGCTTCAAAGAGCGAAACTTTTAAACCTGAATTCCGTTGCATTGACTGTTAACCCTAATCCTCACATTTTTGCCACCTTGTGGTAATTCAAGTCAGATGCCAAGAATAAAAGATTTGAAGATCTGACTCAAGTTTGCTAAAGTTTTCAGAGAGTCCTATGTAAAAGGGTGTCAAGACAGTTTATAAGAGAGTTTTATAATCGTTTATAGAGAGTACATTTTTTGTGAATATGTAGTTCGTAAGTCATCAATAAACTGTTATGTCATTTGTTGGACTTGTATGATTGCCTTTTCTTAATGTGACCATTTAAATTGTATCCATGTGTTTTTTATTTCGCTTACTGTATATCTACATGTGGCTTTTATGTGGCTCATATGATTTGACTGTATGGTTCTCCTCCTGTAGTCTGGAGCTGTGTGAGTGGAAGGGCCAGAACCAAAGGACCTTGATAGTGGGCTGGTTCCCCCCGAGCCtggctgctccctccctctccgcccCCAGCAGCGCCCCTACTCTTCCCACCACAGCCCCCGTCGCTGCATCGAGCCTCATCCCGCCCCCCCTGAAGGGCAGTTTGCAGCACACGGGGCAGAGTGAGACCCACCCCGACCGTAACTGGGGCACGCCGGAATGCCTCGACGAGTCAGTCAAGTTTCCACTTTTTGATGATTCTTTGATATATAGCTGTTGAGCATCATCATGCTATATGCTAGCCTGGGCTCCTGACTATTTTTTGCTGTCATTAATGCCACATTGTTGCCTTGTCTTGTTTAGCATTACAGAAATCCGTTGTCATATATCGATAGAAATCAAGTAAAAACTGCATTTGTTTGCGTCTTTGTTGGTGGCCCACTATTGGTGGTATACAAATCTTGCAGAGTAAGTAAGATGAATGCCTTGAACCTTTGATATTGTCAGTGTACAACCCTGACCCATGTTTGTTTGAATACTGTGTTTTtagctgacctctgaccttttcAGGAGAGTAAACTGGAGAAGAAGCCcagcaaatagagagagagagggcggctcCAATTTACAGAAAATGTCAGGTACCAACTTCGATGAGTTATTTACTCTTTATTTGATTATTATATGACTGATACTAACATTTTCTCCAAATAATATTAGCTAATATTCAATCCATACATATAATTGTCTTGTGGGTAGCAATCTGTAGCTAATTGGGCACATTACAGCTCTTCTAAATGTTTAGACCTTTGGTACCCTTCGTAGTGTACTAGCCTCAAGAGCAGAGGGTCACAAGTTTTATATCACATAGTGAAAACCACCCTCAACATGCTGTACACTGTAGTTATtttgtacaaaatacatatactgtatacagtaccagtcaaaacccATTCAATGgttttaattttttactatttctacattgtagatgtaATGCCtggggtgtagtggaggaagaagtcagatgcaggaaacagagagttcagagTAGCGCTATACTTTATTCACCACACAGGTGAAAACGATGCCactcaaacaaatgccccaaaacacaggggaactaaacagtcCCGAATAACTCACGTACACGAACAACCGTGACTTACAGGCGTGTACACGAGTACACATAAAACAATCCCGAACACCCAGCAGACGGGCCGGCTGGATAATATAGCCAAACTAATTAACCTAACTAAACacaggtgtaactaataaacagacaaggagggggagaaaaagatcagtggcagctagtaggccggtgatgccgagcgccacccgaacaggaaggggagccaccttcggtaggagtcgtgacagtagaataattgtgaagacattaaaactaagaaataacacatatatttgatattcttcaaattagccaccctttgtcttgatgacaactttgcacactcttggcattctctcaaccagcttcatgagttatagttacctggaatacatttcaattaacaggtgtgacttgttcaaagttcatttgtggaatttctttttttcttaatgtgtttgagccaatcagttgtgttgtgacaaggtaggggtggtatacagaagatagcccaaataaagtaacatacacatctcaacatcgactgttcagaggagactgcgtgaatcaggccttcgtggtcaaattgctgcaaagaaaccactactaaaggacaccaataataagaagagacttgcattggccaagaaacatgagcagaaatctctgcatgtgtggttcccaccgtgaagcatggaggagcaggtgttattgtgtgggggtgctccacagcattctgcagcgatacgccatcccatctggtttgcgcttagtgggactatcatttgtttttcaacaggacaatgacccagcacacctccaagctgtgtaagggctttttgaccaagaaggagagtgatggtgtgctgcatcatctgatctggcctccacaatcaaccgacctcaacccaattgagatggtttgggatgagttggaccgcagagtgaaggaaaagcagccaacaagtgctcagcatatgtatgaactccttcaagactgttggaaaagctttccaggtgaagctggttgagagaatgccaagcatgtgcaaagctgtgatcaaTGCAAAGgttagctactttgaagaatctcaaatatattttgatttgtttgacacttttttggttactacatgattgcatatgttttatttcatcactttggtgtcttcactattatttcacAATGTTTAAATAGTAAAAtaatgtaggtgtgtccaaacttttgactggtactgtatgtttaatAGAACTATCCATCTGTCCCCAGGTATGACCAGGAGTCTGGAGTCTGTCCTGAGTGATCCCCAGAGCAGGACCTTAGGAGGGGTCAAGGTGGACCCCCGTCGTGGACCCCTCCCCAACGCCATGGTTGCCCGCAGCGTTGTGGTGCAGCAGGATCCCCATCGGTTCAGCAAGGCCAGCATCAACCCCCCACCTCGACCGCTCCCGCCCAACCTCAAACACGTCAAGATTCCCCAGGTGGCCTTGTTCCGAGATCGGAGGCCTGTAAATCCATCCCCAGGTTCCTTGTGGCCTCCACAACCTCAAAAGAATCCTCAGCAGCAGATGCTACAGCCACCCCAGCCCCAGCTGCAGCAGACCATGGGGGGCAGCGACCTGGGCAAAATGGCCCACATGGCATGGTCCAAACCAGCACTGGATGACTATGGGGACAAGGAGAGGAATCAAGAAAAGGAGTGGGTGgtgagggaacgagagagggagaggtacccGTCTCAAGTACAACACACCAGGGAAGCCTTCATAGCCCAGGTATTGAATGGATGTATGATCTTTAGTTCTTGAGTTGTTAGACATATTACAGAATTCAGGCTTTGTGATTGGCCTGAAGTTCTAAGGTCCTCTAGTCTGATTGGTCAGGTCACGGAAGCAGTGCATGGAGTGACCAATGAGGAGGTTCGGAACGCACTTCACTGCAATGAATGGAACCCTATAAGGGCCCAGCAACAACTCAAGGTTAGACAGAATTACTCTAATTCATACTTAATACATGTATTATTTCCATGTACTTCAAAATGTATTCTCCATCGACCAACCTAGTTTACTAAGAATGCAAAAATTGTCATATTAAATGTGATGCACCAACCTTGTGTTCTCTCCTCGCTCTCGCtcattccctccttccttctcagaTGGAGCAGCTGCACTCTCTGAGCCTGTGTTCTCGTGACGACTGCCTAAGGATCCTGTCCCGCTATCAGTGGGATCTACAGCTGGCCAGCCGCTACCTGTTCAGAATGGTAcgggaggagaggactggaggaggagaaagggagaggagggacggagagagagaggcaccccCTGCTGCCATGGAGAGACGAGGAGTATGAGAgttgtggggatggagggatactGGAAACAGAGGACAATAAAGATTTACAAAATTGAAGAGGGACTGAGGAGCTATTTGAGGAATTTAAGAGATGGGATGGTTGATTTAAAAAGGAATGGAATATATATATGAAGTGAACCATAAAGACATTACAGTCCTCCAAAATACAATTTCTATCCCTTTTTACAATTCTGTTTAGTCTTTTTTAATGACGTGACAGACAGCCACGCCCTCTCTGTTCTCAAAAGTAGTTGTGTATCATGATGAATTTGTAAATAGAGTGCcgtacaaaagtattcagaccccttggatttcttcacattttattgtgttacaaagtgggactCAAATTgattgaattattatttttttgtcaaaaatttacacaaaatactctgtcaaagggatacaaaaattctaacattttaaAAACTAAAATATAGTAATTGCATTAAGTATTCAGGTCCTTGACTCAATACATGTTACAAACACCTCTTTTTGGCGTCGCTTACAtctgtgagtcttcttggataaGTCTATAAGAGCTTCATATACccggattgtgcaatatttgtccattattaattttaaaattcttcaagctctgtcaagatgttggtgatcatggctagacagcaatgttgaagtattgccatagatttttaagcagatttaaaactaacttggccactcatgtgcattcactgtcttcttggtaagcagctccagtgtagatttggccttgtgttttaggttattatcctgctgaaaagtgaattccTCTCAAAgtctctggtggaaagcagactgaagcaggttttcctctaggattttgcctgtgcttagctccatccccttttttatcctgaaaaaataCACACAATATATCCACAATATTTTCTAAAGggaagcatacccataacatgatgcagccaccaccatgcttgtaaataaggaggcagttactcagtgatgttgtatttgccccaaacaagaCTTTGCATTTCAGCCAAAAAGTGTATTAATTTGCTATgtttttttgcagtgttactttagtgccttattattTTAACTACAATAATGTTGctaccatcacagccattgaactctgtagcccATGGCAACAcagcagtttcattcctgtcctgcagctcagttcaggaTGACTATTTTTtatgtctgggtggtttaatacataatcCACAGCATAACAATTCACTTGACCATGATGAAAGAgctattcaatgtctgatttgttattgttgccCACTTTCATTATCCTGCTTTGATTCTTTCGAAAAGCTTCTTAGTTGAATCTGtacttgaaattcaatacttgactttACAGATGTGTGTACGgggggacagagaaagagttAGTAATTAAACAAATCCATGTGTTTGTTAAGCCaaatttactcctgaactaatttaggctttcCTAAACAAAGAGGCTGAATACGTATGCAACAACTCTATTTTAGTTATGAATATTTGATTTATCATTAAAATATTTACTTTACTTCCTCATTTAAGAgagttttgtgtagattgttgatgaagaaattacaattaaatccatttgaatcccactttacCCCAATAAAATGAAGAAATTCAAGTGGTCTGaacacttttgcaaggcactgtattgtaTTAGCATTGATTATATTTGTTGAATAAAATGTTGATACAAATTGTGCATGGCGCAAGTGATGTGTACATGTGACTCATGCCCCTCAATTTACACCCAGTCAAGAGAGTTGGGATGTTGTAAGAATCAAAAGATGATCTACAGAGTGATGTAATTTCCTTTCAGAGAAAGTGTTTGTCAATTCTCTGCTTTGACTTCCTTTACCACTTTAGTTGAGGTGAATTGTGAGCTTCTCCTTATGCTGTCTAAAACTACAGCTTTACAGGAGCTGGTCACATAGGGCTGGAGAATCCATAGTACTAGGGAAGGACATGAGTTTATTTTATCCTGCACCTCAGCATGTGTCCAGTGGGGGGGGGTAATGAGAGCACTGCTCCCTTTGTGGTCCTGGCCTTTTTCCTGTCTACTACAGGGCTTGGTTATGTTTCAGGCCCTCCTGGCACATTGCCACTACCGTTTTAGGAATGGTTAAGAGTTATGGAATGAGACTAAGGGCCATAATGTAATTAGGCCCATGACTTGGAAAAAGGTggatggagactggagagagacaaaaAGCCTGTAAGGCCACAGGATCTGTTTCTCCAATTATTAACAGGTCTGTCATTTTGCTGGGCTTCATAAgcacctct
This DNA window, taken from Oncorhynchus tshawytscha isolate Ot180627B linkage group LG10, Otsh_v2.0, whole genome shotgun sequence, encodes the following:
- the LOC112260035 gene encoding activated CDC42 kinase 1; this encodes MLMEQDTQWLYHLLAEVQLERFYLRVRDSLNITRVEHFAYVKESDLEQIGISKPGQRRLWEAVKNFKISVRPKSWMAKAFSGCGPEGGDQWGSVGSGQEKGGRALTCLIQDDELTLGEKLGTGSFGVVKRGEWQTPTGRVLPVAVKSLKSSLSRQTDTMTDFLQEVTTMQSLDHPNIIRLYGVVLTQPLKMVTELACLGSLYDMLRSRQHEYPLARLWLFATQIAAGMEYLEGRRFIHRDLAARNVLLASREMVKIGDFGLMRGLSQETDHYVMTAHRRIPFAWCAPESLRVGSFTHSSDVWMFGVILWEMFTYCEEPWRGLSGRQILWRVELEGQRMERPPDCPQELYSVMRKCWACTPSNRPTFSQLTTLVAEAQPLEVCAVRDFVEPGKLTLLSNDLVTIIDHSLELCEWKGQNQRTLIVGWFPPSLAAPSLSAPSSAPTLPTTAPVAASSLIPPPLKGSLQHTGQSETHPDRNWGTPECLDERVNWRRSPANREREGGSNLQKMSGMTRSLESVLSDPQSRTLGGVKVDPRRGPLPNAMVARSVVVQQDPHRFSKASINPPPRPLPPNLKHVKIPQVALFRDRRPVNPSPGSLWPPQPQKNPQQQMLQPPQPQLQQTMGGSDLGKMAHMAWSKPALDDYGDKERNQEKEWVVRERERERYPSQVQHTREAFIAQVTEAVHGVTNEEVRNALHCNEWNPIRAQQQLKMEQLHSLSLCSRDDCLRILSRYQWDLQLASRYLFRMVREERTGGGERERRDGEREAPPAAMERRGV